In Aythya fuligula isolate bAytFul2 chromosome 6, bAytFul2.pri, whole genome shotgun sequence, the following are encoded in one genomic region:
- the LYPD1 gene encoding ly6/PLAUR domain-containing protein 1 isoform X2 translates to MRLFLLAATFWGLCLAAGFGLQIQCYQCEEFQLNNDCSSPEFIVNCTVNVQDMCQKEVMEKSFEGRTVNMGCGTEDYTK, encoded by the exons ATGCGGCTCTTCCTCCTCGCCGCAACTTTCTGGGGATTGTGCCTGGCTGCAG GTTTTGGTTTGCAAATACAGTGCTACCAGTGTGAGGAGTTCCAGCTGAACAATGACTGCTCTTCTCCAGAGTTTATTGTGAATTGTACAGTGAATGTTCAAGATATGTGTCAGAAAGAAGTCATGGAGAAAAGTTTTG AGGGAAGAACGGTGAACATGGGATGTGGCACTGAAGACTACACCAAGTAA